A window of Mangifera indica cultivar Alphonso unplaced genomic scaffold, CATAS_Mindica_2.1 Un_0085, whole genome shotgun sequence contains these coding sequences:
- the LOC123207515 gene encoding importin subunit alpha-like, giving the protein MYKCQDDVSFTFWGKPQTLFEQTKPALPALKRLLHSNDDEVLIDACWALSYLSDGTNDKIQAVIEACICPRLVELLLHPSPSVLVPALRTVGNIVTGDDMQTQALPCLLNLSTENYKKSIKKEACWTISNITAGNVNQIQCDLLNRPDPRIVTVCLEGLENILKVGEAEKNAGNTGDVNVFAQVIAEAEGLEKIENPQSHDNNEIYEKVVKILETLGGGG; this is encoded by the exons ATGTATAAGTGTCAGGATGATGTTTCTTTCACCTTCTGGGGCAAGCCACAGACTCTGTTTGAGCAG ACAAAGCCTGCACTTCCAGCTCTCAAGCGCCTTTTGCATTCAAATGATGACGAAGTCCTCATAGATGCTTGCTGGGCTTTATCATATCTATCAGATGGCACCAATGACAAAATCCAAGCTGTTATTGAGGCCTGTATCTGCCCCAGGCTAGTTGAACTTTTACT TCATCCATCTCCTTCAGTGCTCGTTCCTGCCCTTCGTACAGTTGGAAATATTGTTACTGGGGATGATATGCAGACTCAG GCTCTGCCATGCCTTTTGAACCTGTCGACAGAAAATTACAAGAAGAGCATCAAGAAGGAAGCTTGTTGGACTATCTCAAACATCACTGCTGGAAACGTAAATCAGATACAG TGTGATCTCTTGAACCGTCCAGACCCAAGAATTGTTACAGTTTGCTTGGAAGGGCTTGAGAACATCTTGAAGGTTGGGGAGGCTGAGAAAAATGCAGGTAATACAGGAGATGTGAATGTGTTTGCCCAAGTTATTGCTGAGGCAGAGGGTTTAGAAAAGATTGAAAACCCTCAAAGTCATGATAACAATGAGATATATGAGAAGGTGGTGAAAATTCTGGAGACATTGGGTGGAGGAGGATGA
- the LOC123207518 gene encoding uncharacterized protein LOC123207518 translates to MQSRLAATATRSFWVFSAANNQAFQRKFLAAAAASRGRTADPDVHTGEPQGTGKGTEAEPARHKLASEQRPRGDVIETEPLVTPKPPHISAPRLESAGLHQSFNPQFQQKRRNSTNLDVICVGIDGTPLEKDNENEQRNVREKTVDDKEYFSDHKASPLSEIKIADTRKPITQATDGTADGREDYGAAKDVIGWRPEQLDTAEEALRRATEIWKQNAMRGDPDTFPHSRILRELRGEWF, encoded by the exons atgCAATCAAGATTAGCAGCTACTGCAACAAGATCTTTCTGGGTTTTCTCGGCGGCAAACAATCAAgcttttcaaagaaaatttcttgctgctgctgctgcctCGAGGGGTCGAACTGCTGACCCTGATGTTCACACAGGAGAACCTCAA GGCACAGGTAAGGGGACAGAGGCTGAGCCGGCCAGGCACAAACTAGCATCTGAACAAAGACCCCGTGGTGACGTTATAGAAACTGAGCCACTGGTGACACCTAAACCACCACATATCTCTGCTCCTAGGCTTGAAAGTGCTGGGCTACACCAATCCTTTAACCCTCAATTTCAACAAAAGCGCCGAAACAGTACTAATCTAGACGTGATTTGCGTTGGTATAGATGGCACGCCGTTGGAAAAAGACAATGAAAATGAACAGAGAAATGTAAGGGAGAAAACAGTTGATgacaaagaatattttagtgATCACAAGGCATCACCGTTATCGGAAATTAAGATAGCGGATACAAGAAAACCGATAACTCAAGCCACTGATGGAACCGCGGATGGAAGAGAAGATTACGGGGCTGCAAAAGATGTGATTGGGTGGAGGCCAGAGCAGCTTGACACTGCTGAGGAAGCCCTCAGGAGAGCTACTGAAATATGGAAACAAAATGCCATGCGTGGTGATCCCGACACGTTTCCACACTCAAGAATTTTGAGAGAGCTTCGCGGTGAATGGTTTTGA
- the LOC123207528 gene encoding integrator complex subunit 3 homolog — translation MASKLIRLAPHEAENEFELSLRQSFETVELQLRPPFPLKIPSPQEYSQLNSAILYGVLTEPHFAKVHIKHLHAIVTDGYGLFVSLLVKVVNELYVKLFYSVKSQLIWVTKEMIDVLAIGFNGLLCCLLRQIVGGDFSDENLWLCFELVSLFLGKWNCLLEEEPLVLSSALYTFLRLLADHCRFSSNEKLDPLKQLEIEFCVKMLREQFHLCLKVGRDLVRLLQDLFHVPVFRAIWKDLVLNPNEFKTPGFSDLSQLYHLRTSSCYFLLRITPEMENQLRFLLTHVKLGSQKRYQSWFAKKFLFGPERETLIVDIVRFICCGHHPSNEVLQSGVIPRWAVIGWLLKCCRKNYVAANAKLALFFDWLFFEESSDKIMNIEPAILLMVCSIPQYIDMTFTLLDFLFLLVDNYDTDHNDIVVRGVTSSFGALVKKGVIHSLDVLTSCEALSPHLKERLGKLVLASKAGLSKELQSRVQLLAPSPERQPTKTEEVGWRTRSADASILVSDDLATPCSSLVITAETIMSLVQNLGEAIKNSTKLGLETLDALLLSFVKLESQNPESASVDPEVLSSKISKEFDLNGDKLFASLENSPDALEHDDEIGSATAFIIRTLIYSQHEKMQKLLLFWLKNGFPVGARILSYASRLAYEADIVKNLMVDNDLLKINGSGMELLIFHADGYFSFQNERKRGSFGSVVSTFVPDKELVAKLVDSAFAAYRCFLTYLKTISHGEDDTSLSKLLLFDLISCYKWGKKRQKFLLGSIFRHLTDLSVSEENIINFIVSLDHADLVDIRLEISLKKYSLFGENIEAISHLIMNSLHWDCLEQHKFWDLVRSELAVSKVQVEKIILKFFCSHELDANVDAIAVGGLLSLCNCCAPTPELVGAIMLLPNNVFQDFSAVALAAWVISNASMLFDSLAKFSEKFDKKNEDSVFSNSTGIMINRSAILWLVNHFNVQGTSSSDVLSNLSVSLEG, via the coding sequence ATGGCTTCAAAACTGATAAGACTTGCACCACATGAGGCGGAGAACGAGTTTGAGCTCTCTCTGAGACAATCCTTTGAGACTGTTGAGCTGCAGCTGAGACCCCCATTCCCTTTGAAGATTCCTAGCCCACAAGAATACTCACAGTTGAATAGTGCAATACTTTATGGCGTTTTGACTGAACCCCACTTTGCCAAAGTCCACATCAAGCATCTACATGCGATTGTCACTGATGGGTATGGTTTATTTGTGAGTTTGCTTGTTAAAGTTGTTAATGAATTGTATGTGAAACTTTTTTATTCGGTGAAAAGTCAGCTGATTTGGGTTACCAAGGAGATGATTGATGTTTTAGCTATAGGATTTAATGGTTTGTTGTGTTGTTTGTTGAGGCAAATTGTTGGTGGGGATTTTAGTGATGAGAATTTGTGGTTGTGTTTTGAGCTGGTTAGTCTGTTTTTGGGTAAATGGAATTGTTTATTAGAGGAGGAACCTTTGGTTTTGAGTAGTGCATTGTATACTTTTCTGCGATTATTAGCTGATCATTGTAGGTTTTCAAGTAATGAGAAATTAGATCCTTTGAAGCAGTTGGAGATTGAGTTTTGTGTTAAGATGTTGAGGGAGCAATTTCATTTGTGTTTAAAGGTAGGTAGGGATCTTGTTCGGTTGCTACAGGATTTGTTTCATGTTCCAGTGTTTCGAGCTATATGGAAAGATTTGGTATTGAACCCCAATGAGTTTAAGACTCCAGGGTTTTCAGATTTATCACAATTGTATCACCTCAGGACTTCAAGTTGCTATTTTTTACTTAGGATCACTCCTGAGATGGAAAACCAGTTGCGGTTTTTGCTTACACATGTGAAATTGGGAAGCCAAAAACGATATCAGTCATGGTTTGCTAAGAAGTTTCTATTTGGGCCAGAGAGAGAGACTCTTATAGTTGACATTGTTAGGTTCATATGTTGTGGGCATCACCCTTCTAATGAAGTTCTTCAATCGGGTGTTATTCCTAGATGGGCTGTCATAGGTTGGCTTCTAAAATGTTGCAGAAAGAATTATGTTGCAGCAAATGCGAAGCTGGCACTGTTTTTCGACTGGCTTTTCTTTGAAGAAAGTTCAGATAAGATCATGAATATTGAGCCTGCAATTCTGTTGATGGTATGCTCCATACCCCAATACATTGACATGACATTCACCCTTCTTGATTTTTTGTTCCTCCTTGTGGACAACTATGATACAGACCATAATGATATTGTAGTTAGAGGAGTAACATCTTCTTTTGGTGCATTGGTTAAGAAAGGAGTGATTCACTCACTGGATGTATTGACCTCATGCGAAGCACTTTCTCCGCATCTGAAAGAGAGGCTTGGGAAGCTTGTGTTAGCTTCGAAAGCTGGCCTTTCTAAGGAGCTGCAGTCCAGGGTGCAACTTTTAGCACCATCTCCAGAAAGACAACCAACAAAAACCGAGGAAGTTGGATGGAGAACCAGATCTGCTGATGCTTCTATTTTAGTTTCAGATGACTTGGCTACTCCTTGTAGTTCACTAGTTATTACTGCTGAAACTATCATGAGTTTGGTTCAAAATCTGGGAGAAGctataaaaaattcaaccaaaCTTGGTCTTGAAACTTTGGATGCACTACTTCTTTCATTTGTAAAACTTGAGTCCCAAAACCCCGAAAGTGCTTCTGTTGACCCGGAAGTTTTGTCTTCTAAAATCTCGaaggaatttgatttgaatggaGACAAGCTGTTTGCTTCTCTTGAGAATTCTCCAGATGCTCTTGAGCATGACGATGAAATTGGGTCAGCAACGGCCTTCATAATTCGCACATTAATATATTCACAGCATGAGAAGATGCAAAAATTGTTGTTGTTCTGGTTAAAGAATGGTTTTCCTGTTGGAGCCCGCATATTATCTTATGCTTCAAGGCTAGCTTATGAGGCAGATATAGTGAAAAATTTGATGGTTGACAAtgatcttttaaaaataaatggttCAGGGATGGAGCTACTGATCTTTCATGCTGatggttatttttcttttcagaatgaaagaaaaagaggttCCTTTGGATCTGTTGTTTCAACTTTTGTACCTGATAAAGAATTAGTTGCTAAGTTAGTGGATAGTGCTTTTGCTGCTTACAGATGTTTCCTAACATACTTGAAAACTATCTCACATGGGGAAGATGATACATCTCTGTCCAAGCTCCTTCTCTTTGACTTGATATCTTGTTACAAGTGGGGAAAGAAAAGACAGAAATTCTTACTTGGCAGCATCTTTCGTCATCTCACTGATTTATCAGTTAGTGAGGAAaacattatcaattttattgtCAGTTTGGATCATGCTGATCTTGTAGATATACGGCTAGAAATTAGCTTGAAGAAATACTCTTTATTTGGGGAAAATATAGAAGCCATTTCCCACTTAATTATGAACTCTCTCCATTGGGACTGCCTAGAACAACATAAATTTTGGGACTTGGTTCGATCAGAGCTTGCAGTTTCTAAGGTTCAGGTGGAGAagatcattttgaaatttttctgCTCTCATGAATTAGATGCAAATGTTGATGCCATCGCTGTTGGAGGCCTTTTGTCATTATGCAATTGTTGTGCCCCAACGCCTGAGCTTGTTGGGGCAATAATGTTATTGCCAAATAATGTATTCCAGGACTTTTCAGCTGTAGCTCTGGCTGCATGGGTTATATCTAATGCCTCAATGTTGTTTGACAGCTTAGCTAAATTTTCAGAAAAGTTTGACAAGAAGAATGAAGATTCTGTTTTCTCCAATTCAACTGGGATTATGATAAACCGGTCTGCTATTTTATGGTTAGTGAATCATTTTAATGTGCAGGGGACAAGTAGCTCTGATGTTTTGAGTAACTTGTCTGTCAGTCTAGAAGGCTAA